TCCGCTCGTGGATCGCGGAGACGTGATCGGGAACTTGGCCGGGGAGCTCGACGTTCGGTCCCTGTCCGTTCCGATCGTCTGCGGCGGTATCGCCGGCGGTTCCGTTCCCGCTTCGATCCGCGTTGTCGTTCGCGTGTCCTTCGTCCGCGCTCTCCGAACTCGCGTCCGGGGACACGGGCGCGTTCCCGGGCGCCGCGGCGGCGAACCCGGTGGTTGCGATCAGTACTGCGCAGCCGACTGCGATGAGCGTCGTTCGTTTCATAGCTCGCATCCCGCTCTCGGTGGCCGGACCGACTTGAAGGGGGTTCGTCGTGGATCGGGTTTTCGAGCGTTTGACGCCATTTGAGGGACGTTTTCGCGGGTTTGTCTCCGGTTTAACGCCGATCGAAGGCGGGGATCCCGTCGCCGAGGCGTCGGGTCGAGCGCAGCGGCGAACACGACTCGAGCGCGCGCCGTCCGGTCGACGACGCCGCGCATCCGAGCTGGCGATCGGCGCGGTCTCGAGGGGGCGCTATCGGAGGCTTGCACGCGATGCTATCGGGTCCGATTCTCCGGCGCCTCGAGTACCGAAACGCTGTGAGTTCGCCGGCGCGAATCCGACGCTACGAGTCCGACGCCTCGAGCGCCGTCTCGACGCCGCTGACCAGATTGGTCGCGGTCGTACCGCCCTCGTCGCGCCAGTGGACCTCGCCGGCGCCGTCGACGGCCAGCGTCGTGGGCGTGCCGGTGACGCCGTAGTCCTCGAACAGCGCGCCGTCCTCGTCGACGGCGAGGGTCCAGTCGCCGTCCTGCTCGGCCCACCAGTCGGCCAGTTCCGACGGCGAGGACGCGGCGCCGGAGTACTCGTCGACGACGCTCACGACGTGGACGTCGCCGTCGGGACCGACCTCGCGGGCCGTCGCGAGTTCGTCGCGGGCCTCGCCGACCCGCGAGAGCATGGCGCGGCTGGTCGGACAGGTGGTTCGAATGCAGTTGACGAGCTGGACCTGCCCTCGGCTCGGAACGCCGATCGTCCCGCCCTCGCTCCCGGGCGCGTCGACGGTCGTGAGCTCGACCGCCGACTCGTTGGACTCGTCGCCGTCGTTCGAGTCGGCGCCGTCCTCGAGGCAGCCCGACCCCGCCGCCAGTACCGCCGTGCCCGCGATGAATGCGCGTCGTTTCATGTCGTATCGGACGGCCGCCGCCCGCCGGTTCGGCTCCGTATACGAGTTCGTCGCCGCGGAGTCACGTGTTTGTTTCCCCGGCTTCGGCCACGTGGCCCGGCACGAGAACGAGTGGTCAGCCGGCGGAATCGTACCCCTCCGATCCGTCGGGGAGCGTCAGTCGAGACAGACGTACGTCCGCGTCGTGCCGACGTCTTCGAGCGGCCGGACCGCCGACGTGACCGTCGAGAGGAGGTCGTGCGGTCGCTCGCCCTCGAGTTCGACCACGACGTCGAAGTCGCCGGCGACGACGTGCGCCTCGACGACGCCGTCGACCTCGCGAACCGATTCGCAGACCGCCTCGGACATGCCCGTCGCGACGTCGATCATCACGAATGCGTGAGACATTATCATTCGGACTTCGCGATCGAGCCACAAATAACGACCGTGCGCGGAGCGACCGACGCCAGCCCCGAACGGGCGGCGGTCTCGTCGTCGGTCAATCGGGCGCTCAAGGATCGGTGCAAGCGCCGCCTCGAGAGCTGGTCGCCGACGGTCCACTGGGGGCTGCTCGCCCGCGGGCGGCTGGACGGCATCGTCCGCTACCGACCCGACCGGGAGGACCAACTCCTGGGCGAACTGTTCGCGTCCGAGAGCGGACTCCACACCGCCACGGGCGAGGGGTCCGACGACGGCCGGTGGTTCGTCGGCGCCGGCAACGAGGCGGTGCTCGACGCGCTCCGCGAGATCGCGCGTGCGAACGTCTGATCTGGGCGTTCGCTCCGCCGACTCGTTCTGCCAATTCTTGCACAACGCGCTTATTCCGTGCCCCCGTCGGTCGTCCTATGACCGCGACCACCGCCGAGATCGTGCTGTTCGACGGCTTCGACGAACTGGACGCGATCGGCCCCTACGAGGTGCTCGAGAACGCCGCCCACGCGGGCGCCGACCTCGAGGTCGACCTGGTGACCCTCGACGAGACCGACCTCGTCACGGCGAGCCACGACCTGCGCGTCGAACCGCAGGGGACGCTCGGCCGGCCCGACATCCTGCTCGTCCCCGGCGGCGGGTGGACGTCCGCCAACGAGGGCGTCCGCGCGGTCGTCGAGGACGGCGTGTTGCCCGACAGGGTCGACGAATGCTACGCCGAGGGCTCGACGGTCGCCTCGGTCTGTACCGGTGCGATGGTGCTGGCCGAGGCCGACCTGCTCGAGGGCCGGCCCGCCGCTACACACCGGGTTGCCGTCGACGACCTCGAGGCCCACGCGGCGAACGTGGTCGACGAGCGGGTCGTCGACGACGGCGACGTGCTGACCGCCGGCGGCGTCACCTCGGGACTCGATCTGGCGCTGTGGCTCGTCGAGCGGGAGTTCGGCGAGGACGTCGCGAGCGAAGTGAGCGAGGAGATGGCCTACGAGCGCGGCGAAGTGTTCGGTTGATAACAGCCCGTACAGATATCGGCGGTCGCGTTGCTCTCGTCTCGAGTGAGTAGCAACGGGAGCGTTCCGTTATCGTGGCAACAGGGAGTTGCCACGCCCTCCCCAGCCGATTCGCTCGTTCGCTTCGTCTGCTCACGGGCGCGAAGCGCCCGTTCGCACGGTACGCGGGACCGAAGGTCCCGCGCCACTCACTCACTCATCCCTCGCGCACTGTCATCGATCGGCTCTCGCTTCGCTCAGGCACGATCGACAGCGCGCGCCACGCAACGCGGCGCGGTCAGCACGAGAGGAGCGACGGACCACTATCTCCCGAGCCACCGCGCCCGGTTGCTCCTTGCCAAATTGCTATCCGTGACGCCCGGGTAGGCAGGGCCACATGAACGCAGTGCTGTTCGACATGGACGGGGTCCTCGTCAACAGCGAGGACTACTGGACCGAGTTCCAGGCCGAAGACATCCTTCCGGCGGCCGTCCCCGACGACGACGTCGACGTCGCCGAAGTGACCGGGATGAACTACCGCGAGACCTACGACTACCTCGAGGCGGAGTACGGGACCGCCGTCTCCCGCGAGGAGTTCGAGGAGCGCTTCGAGGAGACCGCTCGCGAGATCTACCGCGAGCACGTCGACCCCGTCGACGGTCTCCACGACCTCCTCGCCGAACTCGACGACCGCGGGGTCGAGCGAGCGCTCGTCTCCTCGTCTCCGCACGAGTGGATCGACATCGTCCTCGAGCGATTCGACCTCGAGGGGTCGTTCGACCACGTGATCAGCGCCGAGGACATCGACGCGGCGGGCAAGCCGGAGCCGGACGTCTTCGAGTACGCCGCGAGCGAGGTCGGCGTGCCGGCCGAGGAGTGCGTCGTCGTCGAGGACTCGGAGAACGGCGTCGAGGCCGGCGCGCGGGCCGGCGCGCTGGTCGTGGCCTACCGAATCGACGCCCACGACGACCTCGACCTCTCGCCGGCCGACGAGATCGCGGACTCGGCCGCGGAACTGCGGGAGACGGTCCTCGAGTTGGCGTCGTAGCCGGCTCGATATCACGTCGGGACCGTCGGCTCGACATTTCGATCAGTCAGTGCACCGACCCGCGTATCTGGGCGCTACCGAGAACTCCTCTTTCACACCCCGTTCGAGGCCTCGAGCCGGATCCGACGCCGGTCAGACGACGTCGACCGTTCGACTCGAGACGATCGGCACCAGCGGCTCCTCGGGGAAGGCGACGCTGACGGTGAACTCGAGGTCCTCGGCGTCGGCGCCGAAGACGCCGACCGGGACGGTGTCCGTATCGCGCAGGTAGGTGTTCGTACTGGTCATCTCGACCCCGTTGACGGTCACGCGAATGCCGGCCCGCGCGGGCTCGCCCACGTTGCGGACGGTCACCTCGCAGACCTCGTTCTCGCCGGTGGCGATCGTCTCCGGGAACTCGCCCCAGTCGATCTCGAGGGCGGGCAGCGACTGGGCGCCCTCGTAGACGCGCTCGGCGACGCCCTCGGAGAGGCCGGCGTCGACGAGTCCCTCGACGCCGACGGCGACGATGTCGCCGGGGGCCGACAGCCCCTCTCTGGCGAGTTTGCTCGCCCGGCCCGGCCCGACGCCGTCGATGGCGGTCAGTCCGACCGCGTCCTCGGCGACGCCGTTCTCGATGCGGGCCTCGACGCGCCGGGCGAGGTTCGCGGCGTGGGGGCCGACGAACCGATCGAGGAAGGCGCCCAGCGCCGAGACGAGTCGCGTCGCGTTGCGCCGGATCACCCACGCGTCACTGGCCAGTTCCGACGGCGTCGAGCCGTCGGCCGCCCCTCGGAGGATGGCCAGCACCTTCCGTTGGCCCGCCTCGAGGTCGTCGGTCTCCTGGCCGACGAGCACGGCGTTGATCGCGTCCCGCTCGGACTGGCGGGCCGACACCGAGTCGAACTCCTCGGCGGTCGCGACCGTCTCGAGGATGTCGCCGGTCTCGAGGGTCGTCTCGCCATCGGTGATGCGGTCACAGAGGTCCGCGAACCCCGCGGCCGTCTCGAGTCGCAGGTAGTACTCGGAGGCGAGTTTTCCCCGCGGCGTCGGTTCGATCGAGAGGTCGTCGGCGTCCATCTCGACGAACCCGCGGTCGACGAGGTCCTCGAGGCAGTTCCGAACGCGTTCACGGAGATTGGGAAAGTCGTACGCCTCGGGTTTCGACTGGCCGCGGACGTAGTAGAACGTGGTCTCGAGCCAGTCCATGACCGCCTCGAGATCGGTGATGGTCCCCATCGCGATCTCGGCGTTGAGGTGGGTCTCTAAGCTCTCGGCGAGGCGGGACTCGATCTCCTTGCCGTCCCGGAGCAGCCGGCGGTACTTGTCCGCGTCCGCGCCGTCGCAGACCACCCAGCCGTAGCCGACGTCGTCGTAGCCGGGGCGGCCGGCGCGACCGAGCATCTGGAGGACGTCGAGGGGGCTCATGTCGACCTCGCCCTCGAGCGGATCGTGGTATTTCGTGTCTCGGATCACGACGCAGCGAGCGGGCAGATTGACGCCCCAGGCCAGCGTCGACGTCGAAAAGAGGAGTTCGACGTGGCCCTCCTTGAACCACTCCTCGACCAGATCCCGGTCGTTCTTCGAGAGGCCGGCGTGGTGGAAGGCGACGCCGTCTAACACCGACTTGCGGAGCGTGGCGTCGTCGAGTTCCTTCGCGTCGGTATGAAAATCGTAGTCGCCGCGAGCGCCCATCGGCACGTCGCGTTCGGCGATCTCGTCTCTGGCCTTCTTGGCCGCCTGCACGGTGTCCTGGCGGGAGGAGACGAAGACGAGCGCCTGGCCGTCTTCTCGCAGATGCGGTTCGGCCAGATCGAGGGCGCGATACAGGCGGCGGTACTTGTCCGCGAAGGCGTTGTCGCCGTGCGTGTAGGTCTTGACGCCCGATTTGAGATCGACGGGTCGGTACTCGTCGCCGAACTCGAAGGTGGTCTCCTCGGGGGCGTC
This portion of the Haloterrigena gelatinilytica genome encodes:
- a CDS encoding TlpA family protein disulfide reductase, which codes for MKRRAFIAGTAVLAAGSGCLEDGADSNDGDESNESAVELTTVDAPGSEGGTIGVPSRGQVQLVNCIRTTCPTSRAMLSRVGEARDELATAREVGPDGDVHVVSVVDEYSGAASSPSELADWWAEQDGDWTLAVDEDGALFEDYGVTGTPTTLAVDGAGEVHWRDEGGTTATNLVSGVETALEASDS
- a CDS encoding Lrp/AsnC ligand binding domain-containing protein, coding for MSHAFVMIDVATGMSEAVCESVREVDGVVEAHVVAGDFDVVVELEGERPHDLLSTVTSAVRPLEDVGTTRTYVCLD
- a CDS encoding DJ-1/PfpI family protein, translated to MTATTAEIVLFDGFDELDAIGPYEVLENAAHAGADLEVDLVTLDETDLVTASHDLRVEPQGTLGRPDILLVPGGGWTSANEGVRAVVEDGVLPDRVDECYAEGSTVASVCTGAMVLAEADLLEGRPAATHRVAVDDLEAHAANVVDERVVDDGDVLTAGGVTSGLDLALWLVEREFGEDVASEVSEEMAYERGEVFG
- a CDS encoding HAD family hydrolase, which encodes MNAVLFDMDGVLVNSEDYWTEFQAEDILPAAVPDDDVDVAEVTGMNYRETYDYLEAEYGTAVSREEFEERFEETAREIYREHVDPVDGLHDLLAELDDRGVERALVSSSPHEWIDIVLERFDLEGSFDHVISAEDIDAAGKPEPDVFEYAASEVGVPAEECVVVEDSENGVEAGARAGALVVAYRIDAHDDLDLSPADEIADSAAELRETVLELAS
- a CDS encoding DEAD/DEAH box helicase yields the protein MEVAEVLPEFADAFAFEEFNRMQREALPGLLESEDNVVASAPTASGKTALAELAICKALADGGTALFIAPLRALTNEKEDDWDRFEDLDYSVYVVTGERDLNPRRARRADILVMTPEKLDSATRKHDSRRYDFVTDVDVCVIDEVHLLDADRRGSVLEVTISRLRRLCDPRVVALSATMPNVDDVASWLDAPEETTFEFGDEYRPVDLKSGVKTYTHGDNAFADKYRRLYRALDLAEPHLREDGQALVFVSSRQDTVQAAKKARDEIAERDVPMGARGDYDFHTDAKELDDATLRKSVLDGVAFHHAGLSKNDRDLVEEWFKEGHVELLFSTSTLAWGVNLPARCVVIRDTKYHDPLEGEVDMSPLDVLQMLGRAGRPGYDDVGYGWVVCDGADADKYRRLLRDGKEIESRLAESLETHLNAEIAMGTITDLEAVMDWLETTFYYVRGQSKPEAYDFPNLRERVRNCLEDLVDRGFVEMDADDLSIEPTPRGKLASEYYLRLETAAGFADLCDRITDGETTLETGDILETVATAEEFDSVSARQSERDAINAVLVGQETDDLEAGQRKVLAILRGAADGSTPSELASDAWVIRRNATRLVSALGAFLDRFVGPHAANLARRVEARIENGVAEDAVGLTAIDGVGPGRASKLAREGLSAPGDIVAVGVEGLVDAGLSEGVAERVYEGAQSLPALEIDWGEFPETIATGENEVCEVTVRNVGEPARAGIRVTVNGVEMTSTNTYLRDTDTVPVGVFGADAEDLEFTVSVAFPEEPLVPIVSSRTVDVV